From Triticum urartu cultivar G1812 chromosome 2, Tu2.1, whole genome shotgun sequence, a single genomic window includes:
- the LOC125536136 gene encoding transcription factor BHLH062-like has product MVPRDMVNAPAERLHDQGSVVNRKCEKVPKKIHKSEREKRKRGTQNDLFNELGAMLEPDRQNNGKACVLGDTTRILKDLVSQVESLRKENSTLKNESHYVVLERNELRDDNSMLRNEILELQNKLRMRLQSNPIWSQDTTTRSAVAVPYPTSGVFPVQHSPHSPVITSTALSLHPVITEQCYAAPPRELQLFPEASSASTEDSELSQDQGISNSVTRPQARYPTPAVMSPVNEFPILPRMGEEQQYSSGTSEEV; this is encoded by the exons ATGGTGCCCAGGGACATGGTGAATGCCCCCGCCGAGAGGCTGCACGACCAAGG GTCTGTCGTGAACAGGAAGTGTGAGAAGGTGCCAAAGAAAATCCATAAGTCGGAGAGGGAGAAACGGAAGCGAGGCACGCAGAATGACCTCTTTAATGAGCTGGGAGCCATGCTAG AACCAGACAGGCAGAACAACGGGAAGGCATGTGTATTGGGTGACACTACACGGATACTGAAGGATTTAGTTTCACAAGTGGAATCTCTTCGGAAGGAGAATAGCACACTGAAGAATGAATCTCACTAT GTTGTGTTGGAGAGAAATGAACTGCGTGATGACAACAGCATGCTTCGCAATGAAATCCTGGAGCTTCAGAACAAGCTTAGAATGCGTCTGCAGAGCAACCCTATTTGGAGCCAGGATACTACTACAAGATCAGCCGTTGCAGTACCTTATCCCACAAGCGGAGTGTTCCCAGTACAGCATTCGCCACATTCACCAGTCATCACCTCGACAGCACTTTCTCTGCATCCCGTAATCACTGAGCAATGCTATGCTGCCCCACCACGAGAGCTGCAGCTCTTCCCGGAAGCTTCATCTGCATCCACTGAAGACAGCGAACTGTCACAAGACCAGGGGATTTCCAATAGTGTGACGCGGCCCCAGGCACGGTACCCAACACCAGCGGTGATGTCACCAGTAAACGAATTCCCAATCCTTCCAAGGATGGGAGAAGAGCAACAATATAGTAGTGGCACTAGTGAGGAGGTTTAA